GAAGTCGAGCCGCCCGTTGCCCTGCGATGCGTGCAACGCATACAGGTTGCGGGCCTGGGCACCCATCGGAATCGCCGCGCGGGATTCCAGCGCCAGCGTCGTCGCCAGCCCCAGGTCCTTGCCCATCAGGTCGACCAGGAACCCGCCCTGATAGCCGTTGGAAGCCGGCGTCTGTTCCATCACCCCCGGCCAGGGATTGTAGACGTTGAGCGCCCAGTTGCCGCCCGAGCTCTGCTTCATGATCTCCGAGAGCACCGCTGGATCGAGGCCATTGCCGACCCCCAGCGCCAGCGCCTCGGCGGTGCCGCTCATCAGGATGCCCAGCAGCATGTTGTTGCACAGCTTGGCGACCTGTCCGGCGCCGCTGGCGCCGGCGTGGAAGATGTTCTTGCCCATCGCCTCGAGCAGTGGTCGGGCCTGGACGTAAGCCTCGGCGCTGCCGCCGACGATGAAGGTCAGGGTGCCGGCCCGGGCGCCGCCGACGCCCCCCGACACCGGCGCGTCGAGATAGCTCAGGCCGCGTGCCGCGGCGGCCTCGGCGACGGTTCGCGCATCGTCGGGCGCGATGGTCGAGGCATCGATCAGCAGCGGTTTGCCATCGAGCGCATCGAGCAGACCCGGCGCGTCGCCACCCAGGTAGAGGCTGCGCACATGGGCGCCGGCCGGCAGCATCGAGATCACCACCTCGACGCCGCGGGCGGCCTCGCTGGCCGAGGAGGCGCGACGCGCACCGGCCTGCTCCAAAGTCTGCATGGCGGATTCGACCAGGTCGTAGACCGTCACCTCGAAGCCGGCCTTGATCAGGTTCTCGGCCATCGGCGCGCCCATGTTGCCCAGCCCGATAAAGGCGACTTTCATGCTCGTCATAACTGTGCTCCTGTGTTTGTTGTTGTTAACGACGGCCGTGTTGATCCGGCCTCAAAGATCGCGCAGCGGATGCTCCGCGGGCGACCAGAGCGGCGCCAGAAAGTCGTCGACAGCCGACGACGGGACGCTGGCCACGTCGGGATACGACCAGCGCGGCGTCTTGTCCTTGTCGATCAGCAGCGCCCGCACGCCCTCGGCGAGATCGGCATGCCGCGTGCATTGCACCGACAGGTTGAGCTCGTCGCGGAAGGTATCGGCAAGGCTCGAGTGACGGTGGCGTTCGCGCATGCGCCAGATCAGATGGGCGGTGATCGGGCAGCCCTCCGCCAGACGCCGGCGATTGGCGGCCAGCCAGGGATCGTCGCGTCCGTCGTCGAGGATGCGCCGCACCGCGCCGGCGACGTGGGGCACCCCGA
The genomic region above belongs to Halomonas zincidurans B6 and contains:
- the mmsB gene encoding 3-hydroxyisobutyrate dehydrogenase; this encodes MNTAVVNNNKHRSTVMTSMKVAFIGLGNMGAPMAENLIKAGFEVTVYDLVESAMQTLEQAGARRASSASEAARGVEVVISMLPAGAHVRSLYLGGDAPGLLDALDGKPLLIDASTIAPDDARTVAEAAAARGLSYLDAPVSGGVGGARAGTLTFIVGGSAEAYVQARPLLEAMGKNIFHAGASGAGQVAKLCNNMLLGILMSGTAEALALGVGNGLDPAVLSEIMKQSSGGNWALNVYNPWPGVMEQTPASNGYQGGFLVDLMGKDLGLATTLALESRAAIPMGAQARNLYALHASQGNGRLDFSSIQRFYRAGDSDADREGDDKG